In Candidatus Defluviilinea proxima, a single genomic region encodes these proteins:
- a CDS encoding inositol monophosphatase, with product MQLTLSYVETLARKAGAILRDGYSKEHTVAYKGVIDLVTEVDHQSEAFLLGEVQRDFPEHHIFSEESGVIQGDDEHIWYIDPLDGTVNYAHHIPFFSVSIGYASKGVLTFGAVYDPMRDEMFLAERGKGATLNGEPIKASNTTELQKSLLVTGFPYDAWNTEQDNFANFTKFAKLSQGVRRLGSAALDLSYVAAGRFDGFWELSLKPWDVAAGGLIAEEAGARVTNVKGNADYISHPQSIIAAAPAIHGQILSELH from the coding sequence ATGCAACTCACATTATCTTATGTCGAAACGCTTGCTCGCAAAGCAGGCGCGATTCTTCGTGACGGTTATAGCAAAGAACACACGGTAGCATATAAAGGCGTGATCGACCTTGTGACAGAGGTGGACCATCAGTCTGAAGCGTTTCTACTGGGCGAAGTACAAAGGGACTTTCCCGAGCACCACATTTTTTCAGAGGAAAGCGGTGTCATTCAAGGTGACGATGAACACATTTGGTACATTGATCCGCTGGATGGGACGGTGAATTATGCGCATCACATTCCCTTTTTCTCTGTCTCGATTGGCTATGCTTCGAAAGGTGTCTTAACCTTTGGCGCAGTGTACGACCCAATGCGTGATGAGATGTTCCTTGCCGAGCGCGGCAAAGGTGCTACGCTCAATGGGGAACCGATCAAGGCCTCGAACACAACTGAATTGCAAAAAAGCCTGCTTGTGACTGGGTTCCCGTATGATGCGTGGAATACCGAGCAGGACAATTTCGCCAATTTCACGAAATTTGCAAAATTGTCGCAGGGTGTGCGCAGACTTGGCTCCGCGGCCCTCGATCTGAGTTATGTGGCGGCTGGTCGCTTTGATGGTTTTTGGGAACTCTCCCTCAAACCGTGGGATGTAGCCGCTGGTGGTTTGATCGCTGAAGAAGCTGGTGCTCGTGTGACCAACGTGAAGGGAAACGCTGATTACATTTCACATCCGCAGTCGATCATTGCCGCCGCCCCTGCCATTCACGGACAAATACTTAGCGAGTTGCACTAG
- a CDS encoding response regulator, with product MTNTVYGPILIVEDVPNVLELLEVTLRFKGYSVITAHNGEEALEVIEKTRPVLIITDILMPKMDGYAFIQKLRINPATRGIPVVFLSATYVTPEDKDFALSLGAARFMEKPIDTEDFLLTVAEIVTQQPFTQPQPLDMEKFYLGYRMRLEEKLRHKNSQIARAERLLPTLPPDQKPAFEALLQQSMRDRDEIQAELLDIYKTIEELKN from the coding sequence ATGACGAATACTGTTTATGGTCCCATATTGATCGTGGAAGATGTCCCGAATGTTCTTGAATTGTTGGAAGTGACCCTGCGATTCAAGGGATACTCGGTGATCACAGCTCATAACGGTGAGGAAGCGTTGGAAGTGATCGAGAAGACGCGCCCGGTGTTGATCATCACTGACATCTTGATGCCCAAGATGGATGGGTATGCGTTCATTCAGAAATTACGGATCAATCCTGCTACACGCGGCATCCCTGTGGTGTTTCTCTCTGCCACGTATGTGACGCCGGAAGATAAGGATTTTGCGTTGAGCTTGGGTGCGGCTCGTTTTATGGAAAAGCCGATCGATACCGAAGACTTTTTGCTGACGGTGGCAGAGATCGTTACACAACAACCTTTCACACAACCGCAACCACTGGATATGGAAAAGTTCTATCTCGGGTATCGCATGAGGCTTGAGGAAAAACTGCGCCACAAGAACTCGCAGATCGCGCGCGCCGAACGTTTGCTTCCCACACTGCCGCCCGATCAGAAGCCTGCCTTCGAAGCCCTGCTTCAACAGTCCATGCGTGACCGTGATGAGATACAGGCCGAGTTGTTGGATATTTATAAAACCATCGAAGAACTCAAAAACTAG
- the rocF gene encoding arginase has protein sequence MQIDIIGVPVDLGAGRRGVDMGPSAIRYADLHHKLEAMGYVLDDKGNIEVPIQETCSITDPKLKYIDCIIPMGRRVAGAVATTVQGGRFPLVLGGDHSLSVGSIRGAAKHKKLGVIWVDAHADFNTPATTPSGNIHGMPLAALCGLGDPRLVTLWDETPPVIDPGRVAIIGARDLDPGEKQNLRNAGVLVQSMEQIDRMGMVTVMEQAIERVSKDVDGIYLSFDMDALDPRHAPGVGTPVPGGLTSREAHLACEIVAETGKLLGMDMVEVNPIIDVQNATAILAVDFICSALGSRIWNE, from the coding sequence ATGCAAATTGATATTATTGGTGTGCCCGTTGATTTGGGAGCTGGTCGTCGTGGTGTGGATATGGGTCCTAGCGCGATACGGTATGCAGACCTTCATCATAAATTAGAAGCAATGGGATATGTGTTGGATGACAAAGGCAACATCGAAGTCCCGATTCAAGAAACGTGCAGTATTACCGATCCCAAACTCAAATACATAGATTGCATCATCCCGATGGGGAGGCGTGTGGCAGGTGCCGTGGCAACCACTGTACAGGGCGGCCGTTTCCCCTTGGTGTTGGGTGGCGACCACAGTCTCTCCGTGGGTTCGATCCGTGGTGCGGCTAAACATAAGAAGCTGGGCGTGATCTGGGTGGATGCCCATGCCGATTTCAACACGCCCGCAACAACCCCTTCTGGAAATATTCACGGGATGCCTCTTGCGGCGTTATGTGGCTTGGGCGACCCGCGTCTTGTTACTCTTTGGGATGAAACGCCTCCGGTCATTGACCCGGGCCGGGTCGCTATTATCGGAGCGCGTGACCTCGACCCGGGCGAAAAACAAAACCTGCGAAATGCCGGCGTCCTGGTACAAAGCATGGAACAAATTGACCGCATGGGCATGGTCACCGTGATGGAACAAGCCATCGAACGCGTCAGTAAAGACGTGGATGGTATCTATCTTTCGTTTGACATGGATGCATTGGATCCGCGTCATGCGCCGGGCGTGGGGACACCTGTCCCTGGCGGGTTGACGTCACGTGAGGCGCATCTGGCTTGTGAGATCGTGGCAGAGACCGGTAAGTTGCTCGGTATGGACATGGTGGAAGTGAATCCCATCATTGATGTGCAAAATGCAACAGCCATTCTGGCTGTAGATTTTATTTGTTCTGCATTGGGCTCGCGTATTTGGAATGAGTAA
- a CDS encoding diguanylate cyclase yields the protein MVTVETQWIVFASVLFLNTAMALVIATLLVRRHKAPGLMPLVLMLYLLALWSFSYAMITLSPALEVKRFWLRIENIGILTVPALWFFFTIQYTRLDKWLNRYTGALFFIIPLVSLICIFSTAWFGHYYSSIQPFSARGGPLVVKGTQLYFVALAQSYSLNLVAIGLLVWRAIQYRNIYRRQMFVLVAAAFIPILVNVFYQLAPRVIPAFTFRVDLTPISFTVSAALVAVGVFGLRIFDLIPIARYTVMEHIPEMVFVVDSYNHILDANIVAQNILKKSPDEIIGQHPDHIFRDWPEIVKQHNLTGDVREEIVIPGDPSRTVDLVISSLYDRFNNVQGRVIVAHDITEHKQLEQALKDTNQSLTDQLNENEKLRALLQEQAIRDPLTNVYNRRFMAEFLDNEIARAEREQSPISIVIIDMDNFRQFNDAYGHKCGDIVLQAFSKFLVDRTRRGDVLCRYGGEEFVIIMPNAVLDVAYERADEWRQGFSESVIRYEDMRFFTTFSAGVACFPEHGLSGDALLQAADRALYRSKNNGRNRVTMAVAVVNS from the coding sequence GTGGTCACAGTGGAAACGCAGTGGATCGTTTTTGCCTCGGTATTGTTTTTAAATACGGCTATGGCTTTGGTCATTGCTACCCTATTGGTGCGCAGGCATAAAGCGCCAGGGTTGATGCCCCTTGTATTGATGTTATACCTGTTGGCGCTTTGGAGTTTCAGTTACGCGATGATCACGCTCTCGCCAGCGTTGGAGGTCAAACGATTTTGGCTGCGGATTGAAAACATCGGTATCTTAACTGTGCCAGCCCTGTGGTTCTTTTTTACGATCCAATATACACGCCTGGATAAATGGTTAAATAGATACACAGGTGCGCTGTTCTTTATTATTCCACTGGTCTCATTGATCTGCATATTTTCCACAGCATGGTTTGGACATTATTATTCATCCATTCAGCCGTTTTCCGCGCGGGGTGGCCCGTTGGTGGTTAAGGGCACGCAATTATATTTTGTGGCATTGGCGCAATCGTATTCTTTAAATCTGGTTGCAATCGGATTATTAGTTTGGCGTGCGATCCAGTACCGTAATATCTATCGCAGACAGATGTTTGTTTTGGTGGCCGCCGCTTTCATTCCCATTTTGGTCAACGTGTTCTATCAACTGGCGCCACGAGTGATCCCTGCCTTCACATTCCGCGTGGACCTTACGCCTATTTCCTTTACTGTTTCGGCTGCGTTGGTGGCTGTCGGCGTATTTGGCCTGCGCATCTTTGACCTAATTCCCATTGCGCGTTATACCGTGATGGAACATATCCCTGAGATGGTGTTCGTTGTCGATTCTTATAATCATATCCTGGATGCGAATATTGTTGCCCAAAACATACTAAAAAAATCGCCCGATGAGATTATCGGACAACATCCAGATCATATATTCCGTGATTGGCCGGAGATCGTAAAACAACATAACCTGACAGGGGATGTTCGAGAAGAGATTGTCATTCCTGGCGACCCGTCTCGCACTGTGGACCTTGTCATTTCATCTTTATATGATCGTTTCAACAATGTGCAGGGACGTGTGATCGTGGCGCACGATATCACTGAGCATAAACAACTCGAACAGGCGCTCAAGGACACCAATCAATCCCTCACCGACCAACTCAATGAAAACGAGAAACTTCGCGCTTTGTTGCAAGAGCAAGCTATTCGCGACCCATTGACGAATGTCTATAACCGTCGTTTTATGGCTGAGTTCCTGGATAATGAAATTGCTCGCGCCGAACGAGAACAATCTCCCATATCGATTGTGATCATTGATATGGATAACTTCAGGCAATTCAATGATGCCTATGGTCACAAGTGCGGAGATATAGTCTTGCAGGCATTTTCCAAGTTCCTTGTTGACCGTACACGGCGGGGCGATGTGCTTTGCCGTTATGGAGGCGAGGAGTTTGTTATCATCATGCCCAATGCTGTGCTTGATGTCGCCTACGAAAGAGCAGACGAATGGAGACAAGGTTTTTCAGAGTCTGTGATTCGGTATGAAGATATGAGATTTTTTACTACATTCTCCGCTGGCGTCGCATGCTTCCCCGAACATGGTTTGAGTGGTGATGCGCTTTTACAAGCGGCCGACCGGGCTTTGTACCGTTCGAAAAATAACGGACGCAACCGTGTGACCATGGCTGTAGCCGTAGTAAATTCCTGA
- a CDS encoding imidazolonepropionase has product MLIHSSSQLLTLAGGPQRGHALGTLGIIEDGAVVVRDEKIVAVGTTAELRASYPNEPTLDANRCVVMPGFVDPHSHVIWGGDRANEFEMKMAGKPYLEILAEGGGILSTVRATRTASIESLVAQARPRLLRMFRNGTTTVEAKTGYGLQTATELRLLKALLTVDDETPIEIVPTFLGAHAIPPEYKENSQGYTDLVSETMLPMLKEWWETHAPRRPLPFVDVFCETGAFTLEQSRQILTKAGSLKFPLKIHADEFDNLGGVSLAVELGAVSADHLVKTSDADIAALGKSDTVAVSLPCTPFGLAECDYTPAKKIIEADGIFALATDCNPGTTWNESMQFVIALACRAMRITPAQAIAAATINSAHAIRRADTVGSIEVGKQADMLILSVPDYRHIGYRYGTNLVKQIIKRGQVYSVDVGYYRTA; this is encoded by the coding sequence ATGCTCATCCACTCTTCCTCCCAACTCCTCACCCTCGCAGGCGGACCGCAACGCGGTCACGCCCTCGGAACACTTGGCATCATCGAAGATGGTGCGGTCGTCGTGCGCGATGAAAAAATTGTCGCGGTTGGCACAACGGCTGAACTCCGCGCCTCTTATCCCAATGAACCGACTCTCGACGCGAATCGCTGTGTGGTCATGCCGGGGTTTGTGGACCCGCATTCACACGTCATTTGGGGCGGTGACCGTGCGAACGAGTTCGAGATGAAGATGGCAGGTAAGCCTTATCTTGAGATTCTGGCTGAAGGTGGCGGCATCCTCTCCACGGTCCGTGCGACGCGTACTGCTTCCATCGAATCGCTTGTTGCGCAGGCACGTCCGCGTTTGTTGCGTATGTTCAGAAACGGCACTACTACCGTCGAAGCCAAAACGGGATACGGCCTGCAAACCGCCACCGAGCTTCGTCTGCTCAAAGCCCTGCTCACTGTTGATGATGAAACTCCGATTGAAATTGTCCCCACCTTCCTCGGTGCGCACGCCATTCCCCCCGAATATAAAGAAAACTCGCAAGGGTATACCGACCTTGTAAGCGAGACGATGTTACCCATGCTCAAAGAATGGTGGGAGACTCATGCTCCACGACGTCCACTACCCTTTGTGGATGTATTCTGTGAAACGGGCGCGTTCACGCTTGAGCAATCGCGTCAGATCTTGACCAAAGCTGGGTCGCTGAAATTCCCGCTCAAGATCCACGCTGACGAATTCGACAATCTTGGCGGTGTATCGCTCGCGGTAGAGTTGGGAGCCGTGTCTGCAGATCATTTGGTGAAGACATCTGATGCTGACATCGCCGCGTTGGGGAAATCGGATACGGTTGCCGTGTCACTTCCCTGCACTCCATTTGGGCTCGCCGAATGTGATTACACCCCCGCCAAAAAGATCATCGAAGCTGATGGCATCTTCGCCCTCGCCACCGACTGTAATCCCGGCACTACATGGAATGAGTCCATGCAATTTGTGATCGCGCTTGCCTGTCGTGCCATGCGCATCACACCTGCTCAAGCCATCGCCGCAGCCACCATTAATTCTGCACATGCCATTCGCCGTGCCGATACAGTTGGTTCTATCGAAGTCGGCAAACAAGCGGACATGTTGATCCTCTCCGTGCCCGATTATCGTCACATTGGGTATCGCTACGGGACAAACCTGGTGAAACAGATCATCAAGCGGGGACAGGTCTATTCGGTGGATGTGGGATATTACCGCACGGCATAA
- a CDS encoding GNAT family N-acetyltransferase has product MKIEFVASDQLSETQKEGLKRLRNTIYPDAMLTTTINKQFVRASPQWSVLVWDEDELVSRVGLLKREIMSNGEIKIIGGIGGMLANLESQNKGHTSEAMREAARVLNEELKVSFALLFCPSRSVEFYKRMNWKSFQGSILVDQRKGKVEFTGNHPMVLDVRETAPIEGSLDLNGYPW; this is encoded by the coding sequence ATGAAAATTGAATTTGTAGCGAGCGATCAATTATCAGAAACGCAAAAGGAGGGTCTTAAACGGTTGAGAAACACCATATATCCAGACGCAATGCTGACAACAACGATCAACAAGCAGTTTGTTCGTGCGTCACCGCAGTGGTCGGTTTTGGTGTGGGATGAAGATGAATTGGTCTCACGAGTGGGACTGCTTAAGCGTGAGATCATGAGCAACGGCGAGATAAAAATAATTGGTGGAATCGGGGGCATGTTGGCAAACCTTGAAAGCCAGAACAAAGGTCATACGAGCGAAGCGATGCGGGAAGCCGCGAGAGTCTTGAATGAAGAATTGAAGGTTTCGTTCGCGCTTTTATTTTGTCCATCACGGTCGGTTGAGTTTTATAAACGTATGAACTGGAAATCTTTTCAGGGAAGCATATTGGTTGACCAAAGGAAGGGAAAGGTCGAATTCACAGGTAATCATCCCATGGTTTTGGATGTGAGAGAAACCGCTCCAATAGAGGGATCATTGGACCTCAACGGTTATCCGTGGTGA
- a CDS encoding class I SAM-dependent methyltransferase yields the protein MLVLSLLGLNLLLFVLALLWILVPAFYGLPSKPTKPDRIRKALQMVNLKQDELLYDLGAGDGRVLFIAAKEFGAKAIGIEIGPVQCALIWLRVTASGLANKVQIQWGDFFKSDLSKADVVYVYATSKEVAKLASYLEKMMKRGSRLVSISADFPAWEPSAFDEENLIFSYEMPPKEGSLTTYLLKNTK from the coding sequence ATGCTTGTCCTTAGCCTGCTTGGTTTGAATCTACTGCTCTTCGTTTTGGCCCTGCTGTGGATTCTTGTCCCTGCGTTTTATGGGCTTCCCTCCAAGCCGACAAAACCAGATCGCATCCGCAAAGCATTGCAGATGGTGAACTTGAAGCAGGATGAACTTCTTTATGATCTTGGTGCAGGTGATGGACGTGTCCTTTTCATTGCGGCGAAGGAATTCGGGGCGAAAGCGATCGGTATTGAAATTGGACCGGTCCAATGCGCGTTGATCTGGTTACGGGTCACCGCAAGTGGACTAGCTAACAAGGTACAGATTCAGTGGGGGGACTTTTTTAAATCAGATCTGAGCAAAGCGGATGTGGTGTATGTGTATGCCACGTCAAAGGAAGTGGCCAAGCTCGCTTCGTATTTGGAGAAAATGATGAAGCGTGGATCAAGGCTTGTTTCGATCTCTGCAGATTTCCCTGCGTGGGAACCGTCTGCGTTTGATGAGGAGAATCTGATCTTTAGTTATGAAATGCCGCCCAAAGAGGGAAGTCTCACAACGTATCTATTGAAGAATACGAAATAA
- a CDS encoding PadR family transcriptional regulator gives MPDTNSAFVPGQPLTPAVFHILLALADGDKHGYAIMKDVEDQTTGRIKLGPGTLYGTIKRLLAADLIVEVDERPDPALDDERRRYYRLTALGRKLAVEENQRLTQAVKVARIKRLENPLN, from the coding sequence ATGCCCGACACCAATTCAGCTTTTGTTCCAGGCCAGCCTTTAACGCCTGCGGTATTCCATATTCTGCTTGCGTTGGCAGATGGCGATAAACACGGTTATGCCATCATGAAAGATGTGGAAGACCAAACGACCGGGCGAATCAAACTTGGACCCGGCACATTGTATGGCACGATCAAGCGGTTGCTAGCCGCAGACCTGATCGTGGAAGTGGACGAACGCCCCGACCCCGCCCTGGACGATGAACGGCGGCGTTATTATCGGCTGACCGCACTCGGCCGTAAACTGGCTGTGGAGGAGAACCAACGGCTGACACAAGCCGTTAAAGTAGCACGCATCAAGCGGCTTGAAAACCCGCTCAATTGA
- a CDS encoding YbaK/EbsC family protein, which yields MEIQPPASIALDSLGIPHRLFIHRTPVTSFEEAASARGQRPEQIVRSILFQIRDGEFVMVLMAGPAQVDWKKLRQLVKRSRLRMATEEEVLEVTGYRIGTVSPFGLKNQVRVMMDASVLREEEISIGSGVRNTAILMKSSDVQKALGQVEIVELAESS from the coding sequence ATGGAAATTCAACCTCCTGCCAGCATTGCATTGGATTCGCTTGGAATCCCCCATCGCCTCTTTATTCACAGGACGCCTGTCACCAGTTTCGAGGAGGCGGCTTCTGCCCGAGGGCAACGCCCCGAACAGATCGTACGAAGTATCTTGTTTCAAATACGAGATGGAGAATTTGTGATGGTCTTGATGGCGGGACCTGCACAAGTGGATTGGAAGAAATTACGTCAACTCGTGAAAAGGTCACGCTTACGAATGGCGACTGAAGAAGAAGTATTGGAAGTGACGGGATACAGGATCGGGACGGTGAGTCCGTTTGGGTTGAAGAATCAGGTTCGAGTTATGATGGACGCGTCCGTTTTGAGGGAGGAGGAAATTTCCATCGGGTCAGGAGTCCGCAATACGGCGATCCTCATGAAGAGTAGCGATGTCCAAAAAGCATTAGGCCAAGTGGAGATCGTGGAGCTGGCAGAATCTTCTTGA
- a CDS encoding Rrf2 family transcriptional regulator: protein MRLSKRGEYGLRAMIMLAGTPDSDTSLPMVQIKEISQREQISTKFLEQILLTLKNAGLLHSKMGVGGGYYLARPASEISLGQIFRVLDGPVAPIKCVSQMAYEPCGCPDEQTCGLRMVMGDVRNAIADILDTTTLADVAKRQSAVRKKLGSKK, encoded by the coding sequence ATGAGACTTTCCAAACGCGGTGAATACGGCCTTCGGGCAATGATCATGCTGGCGGGTACCCCCGACTCAGATACCTCCCTGCCTATGGTGCAGATCAAAGAGATCTCGCAACGCGAGCAGATCTCAACGAAGTTCCTTGAGCAGATCCTGCTGACGCTCAAGAATGCAGGGTTGCTCCATAGCAAGATGGGTGTCGGTGGCGGGTATTACCTGGCCAGGCCTGCCAGTGAGATCAGCCTCGGGCAGATCTTCCGCGTGTTAGATGGGCCTGTGGCTCCGATCAAATGCGTGAGCCAGATGGCTTATGAGCCCTGCGGCTGCCCTGATGAACAAACTTGCGGATTACGTATGGTGATGGGCGATGTGCGAAATGCCATTGCTGATATTCTGGATACCACCACGTTGGCCGATGTAGCCAAACGGCAAAGCGCGGTCCGTAAGAAGCTCGGCAGTAAAAAGTAA
- a CDS encoding substrate-binding domain-containing protein produces MRKQTLTGVTILLLLAVLLSACGTTAPAESTVPESDASTSSTETLSGTISVSGAFALYPMMTIWAEEFTKVHPDVQFDVQGGGAGKGMTDTIAGAVDIGMISRSIKPEEESQGIFWVSVTKDAVFPIVSAQNPYANEILAKGISQETFAKIFVTGEIKTWGEVIGKPEVTDEIHVFTRSDSAGAAEMWAKFGGGKAQDDLKGIGINGEPAMVDTVIKDPLGIGYGNLNSVFDLTSGNVMTGVIIPPIDINTNGQADADEVYKVKDDAFAAVANGKYPSPPARFENLATKGKPSGLTLAFIQWILTDGQQYLEQAGYVKLTPEQQAESLAKIK; encoded by the coding sequence ATGCGTAAGCAAACTTTGACAGGGGTGACCATCCTTCTACTATTGGCAGTATTGCTGTCAGCGTGCGGAACTACCGCTCCTGCTGAATCAACCGTCCCTGAGTCTGACGCGAGCACTTCCTCCACTGAAACATTGAGTGGGACCATATCCGTCTCTGGTGCGTTCGCCCTCTACCCCATGATGACCATTTGGGCAGAAGAGTTCACCAAGGTTCATCCCGATGTGCAATTTGATGTGCAAGGCGGCGGCGCCGGCAAAGGCATGACCGATACCATCGCAGGTGCCGTGGACATCGGCATGATCTCACGTAGCATCAAACCCGAGGAAGAATCACAGGGCATTTTCTGGGTGTCAGTGACCAAGGATGCGGTATTCCCCATCGTCAGCGCACAAAACCCATATGCCAACGAGATCCTAGCAAAAGGGATTTCACAAGAAACCTTCGCAAAGATATTTGTCACTGGCGAGATCAAGACCTGGGGTGAAGTGATCGGCAAGCCTGAAGTCACTGACGAGATCCATGTATTCACTCGTTCTGATTCCGCAGGCGCGGCAGAGATGTGGGCAAAGTTCGGCGGCGGCAAAGCACAGGATGATCTCAAAGGCATCGGCATCAATGGCGAACCCGCCATGGTGGATACAGTAATCAAAGACCCGTTGGGCATTGGGTATGGAAACCTGAACAGTGTGTTCGACCTGACCAGCGGCAACGTAATGACGGGCGTTATCATCCCGCCAATCGACATCAACACGAATGGTCAGGCAGATGCAGATGAAGTATACAAGGTCAAGGATGATGCATTCGCCGCCGTAGCAAATGGCAAGTATCCATCCCCTCCCGCTCGTTTTGAGAACCTTGCCACCAAAGGCAAACCATCCGGTCTCACCTTGGCATTCATTCAATGGATCTTGACCGACGGTCAACAATATCTTGAACAGGCTGGGTATGTAAAACTCACACCTGAACAACAAGCAGAGTCATTAGCGAAGATCAAATAG
- the pstC gene encoding phosphate ABC transporter permease subunit PstC: MSETLSLKTKNQTEGRVIRPSTLARARQDRTAKNVFFIVTLLPVILIAIITIALFLRALPILKAYPLTDLLFGEVWKPSTGLFGFKPFIIGTIWVTAVGVLFAVPPCLLVSIYLAEYAHARTRSAAKPILDLLAAIPPVVYGVWGLLAIVPFVDEVLAPLSDRWLGSVSIFSVNQPTGFGILAAGLVLAVMIAPLIISVVYEVFATVPNDLRNASLAVGATKWQTIRNIVLPQVLPGIIAAVVLAASRAFGETIAVLIVVGNVTQIPTSIFDSAYPLPALIANNYGDMMSIPLYDAALLGAALVLLVVILIFNILSTIILQRVKRRAWA, encoded by the coding sequence ATGAGCGAAACACTTTCCCTCAAAACCAAAAACCAAACAGAAGGTCGGGTGATCCGACCTTCCACCCTGGCTCGGGCACGTCAGGATCGAACCGCGAAAAATGTTTTCTTCATTGTCACACTCCTGCCTGTCATTTTGATCGCCATCATCACCATCGCGCTCTTCCTGCGTGCCTTGCCCATCCTCAAAGCCTACCCACTCACAGACCTGCTCTTTGGCGAAGTGTGGAAACCCAGCACGGGGTTATTCGGCTTCAAACCTTTTATCATCGGCACAATTTGGGTCACAGCAGTCGGTGTGTTGTTTGCAGTGCCGCCCTGTTTGCTCGTTTCTATTTATCTTGCAGAATATGCACACGCAAGAACACGCTCCGCCGCCAAACCCATTTTGGATCTGCTTGCCGCCATCCCACCTGTGGTCTATGGCGTATGGGGGCTCCTCGCCATCGTCCCATTTGTGGATGAAGTGCTCGCGCCTCTTTCGGACCGATGGCTTGGTTCTGTTTCGATCTTCTCTGTCAACCAACCGACAGGGTTCGGAATCCTCGCGGCAGGACTTGTGCTTGCCGTGATGATCGCACCGTTGATCATCTCAGTAGTTTATGAAGTGTTCGCCACCGTACCCAATGATTTGCGCAACGCATCGCTTGCGGTCGGCGCAACCAAGTGGCAAACCATTCGCAATATTGTCCTGCCACAAGTTCTGCCAGGGATCATTGCCGCAGTGGTGCTTGCCGCTTCTCGCGCATTTGGTGAAACCATCGCCGTCTTGATCGTGGTCGGCAATGTCACCCAAATCCCCACTTCGATCTTCGACTCAGCGTATCCACTCCCCGCCTTGATCGCCAACAACTACGGTGACATGATGTCCATTCCGTTATACGATGCGGCATTGCTGGGTGCGGCGCTTGTCTTGTTGGTCGTTATCTTGATCTTCAATATCCTTTCCACGATCATATTACAACGAGTAAAGAGGCGAGCATGGGCATGA
- the pstA gene encoding phosphate ABC transporter permease PstA encodes MMKKKHWQRRHLVETFMTTIMRVSLIIVAGALGLILWTILVRGLPALTWDMISQSPKGGFYMGKEGGVLNAIIGSAYLAVGGTLLAIIFSLPIALYLKAYLGDSKWGEYVRLSLDVLWGIPSIVYGAFGFTLMIAIGMRASLLAGIIVLALVELPIMARAMDEVIRRMPVDQEHAALALGSTKLEVALRVVVRQMLPGIVTAVLLAFGRGIGDAASVLFTAGYTDRVVTSLMRPTASLPLAVFFQLGSPYPEVQQRGYASALILTIIVLAVSLGSRWLSSRLNKYTVK; translated from the coding sequence ATGATGAAGAAAAAGCACTGGCAAAGACGTCACCTCGTGGAAACCTTCATGACGACCATCATGCGGGTTTCACTGATAATCGTTGCAGGCGCACTGGGTCTCATCCTTTGGACGATCCTTGTTCGCGGCTTACCCGCCCTCACCTGGGACATGATCTCACAAAGTCCTAAAGGCGGTTTTTACATGGGCAAAGAAGGTGGCGTGCTGAATGCCATCATCGGGTCGGCTTATCTTGCCGTCGGCGGGACACTCCTCGCGATCATCTTCAGTCTGCCCATTGCGCTCTATCTCAAAGCTTATCTCGGTGACTCGAAATGGGGCGAGTACGTCCGTTTATCTTTGGATGTCTTGTGGGGCATTCCATCAATTGTTTATGGCGCGTTCGGTTTCACTTTGATGATCGCCATCGGCATGCGTGCGTCACTGTTGGCAGGCATCATTGTGTTGGCATTGGTCGAACTCCCCATCATGGCCCGCGCCATGGACGAAGTTATTCGCCGCATGCCCGTTGACCAGGAACATGCCGCCCTCGCTCTCGGCTCCACCAAATTGGAAGTAGCACTACGCGTGGTGGTTCGACAAATGTTGCCGGGCATTGTCACAGCCGTTTTGCTGGCGTTCGGCCGTGGCATTGGCGATGCGGCGTCGGTCTTATTCACCGCTGGATACACGGACCGAGTCGTCACATCGTTGATGCGGCCCACGGCTTCTCTGCCACTGGCTGTGTTCTTTCAACTCGGCTCCCCTTACCCTGAAGTACAACAGCGCGGATATGCTTCCGCGTTGATCTTAACGATTATCGTTTTAGCGGTCAGCCTGGGTTCACGCTGGCTTTCATCACGGCTGAATAAATATACGGTGAAATAA